AATCTGGGTCACCCATCCGTAAATGAGCCCATTGAGCAGGACGAAGCCCGCGCCAATGCCAGCCAGGACGTTGCCGGTGACGGGAATGCCCCAGAAGTTGGACTGGGCGCGCCCGAGCGACAGGCCGTAGGTTACCCAGACCAGGGTCGTCATCACCCCGCCGCCGGTGTAGACCATGGGCAGGCGCGAGAAGAGACTCACCGCGATGGTGAGCAGGCCCGCGAGCACCGAGCCGCCCCATGCCACCGCCAGCAGCCGGCGCGAGCCCCAGCTCATCTCCAGGCCACCGCCGACGGAGTAGAGAATCATCGCCCCGAAGATGATGCCCAGCGAGCTTCGCTCGACGAAGCCGTAGGTGAAGGGCTGCCACAGCCACAGGTGGGACAGCACGCCCTCGGGCGACAGCAGCAACAGGTCTCCCGCCGGGCGCAGCAACAGGGAGAGCACCGAGCCCACCACCAGCCCGATGGCCAGCTTGGCGGCCATGGATTCCACGCCGGCGAATCCGAACCTGCCCCCGCCAAAGCTTCGCATCGGTCTCATCTCGTCATCCTCCGCCCGGAGTATCCAGGAGTCGGACAAAGGTGGGGAAACGCCGCGCGCTTGGCAACCGTTTCCGTCCACTACCGCCCAGTCCAAATGACGAAAGGCGCCCTTCCCCTGCTTCCGGGAAGAGCGCCTTCGCGCGAACCAGCCGCGGCCGATACGTCCGGCTCAGGACTTATGGCGGTAGAACAGGGTGATGGTCAGGCAGTGGAACTCCTTGTCGGAGGACTGCGTGACCGTCTTGTCCACCACGTCCGCGTTCGGATTCTCCTTGAGCCACTTGGTGATGTTCTCACCCATGTTCTCGCGATCACGCGCGAGCGTCGTGGAGAACACCTTCACTCCCGTGAAGTTGGTAACGGCCATTCCGATCCTCGTGCAGCCGAAGAGATTCCGCAGGTTTATCGCGAGTCTTGACGGCCATCAAGGAAACGACCCCGATTTCCACCCCTGGGACGACAGTTCAGGGGATCCCCCCACCCTACCTCTGGGAGTGGGAGGGGGGCCCGGGACGTGCCCGGGCGGGGGCTCAGCGCGTACCCGAGGCGCGGCGGGCCTGACAGGACAGGTCGTCCTTGCAGGACGGCCCGATGCCATCGGGGTGGGCCACCAGGGGCGCCTTGTCGCTCTCCTCCAGACCGCACACCACGCAGCGGCGCTTGCGGTTGCGCCGCTCGGCCCGCCGCTGCTCGGCGATCGCCTTGGCCCGCTCCCGGGCCGCCTTCGCATCCAGCTCGTTGCTCATCGTCATCGGATCCATTCTCTTGAGAGCGCCTCTTAGAGCGCTTCGATGAGGAGCGCGATTCCCTGGCCGCCCCCGATGCACGCGGAGCCGATGCCGTAGCGGGCTCCCTGGCGCTTGAGCTCATAAGCGAGCGTCATGGTGATGCGCGCGCCCGAGGCGCCCAGCGGGTGGCCCACGGCGATGGCGCCTCCGTTGACGTTGGTGCGCTCGCGCGGCAGCCCCAGCTCCTTCTCCACCGCGAGGAACTGCGGCGCGAAGGCCTCGTTCACCTCGAAGAGGTCCACGTCGCCGAGCTTGCACTGGGCGCGCTCGAGCAGCCGGCGGATGGCGGGCGCGGGGCCGATGCCCATCACCTTCGGATCGCACCCGGAGATGCCCCAGTTGACCAGCCGGGCGATGGGGGTGAGGCCGTGCTTCTCCACGAAGCTCCGGGTCGCCATCACCATGGAGCCCGCGCCGTCGCAGATGCCGCTGGCCGCGCCCGCGTGCACCACGCCGTCCTTCTTGAAGACCTTGGGCAGCTTCTTGAGCCCCTCGAGCGACGTCTCCGGCCGGTTGTGCTCGTCCCGGCTGACCACCGTGTCACCCTTCCTGCCCTTGAGCGTGACGGGGGAAATCTCCTGGTCGAAGCGACCGGACTCCTGCGCGGCGGCGAAGCGCTTCTGGGTGAGCACCGCGTACTCGTCCACCGCGTCCTGCGACAGCGCGTAGTCCACCGCGAGCTGCTCGGCGGTCATCGCCATGGGATTGCCGGTATAGGTGTCCGTGAGGGCGCTCCAGAGCATGTCCTCCATGCCGCTGCCCTTGCCCATGCCCAGGGGGATGCCGAAGCGCGCGCCGCGGATGACGTGGGGCGCCTGGCTCATGGACTCGGTGCCCCCGGCGAGCACGCAATCGGCCTGCTCGGTGAGCATCATCTCCGCGGCGGTCACGAAGGCCTGGAAGCCCGAGCCGCACAGCCGGTTGACGCCCAGCGCGGGCACCGGCACCGGCACCCCCGTCTTGAGACCCACGTGGCGGGGCAGGTAGATGGCGTCCGCGCTCGTCTGCACCACGTTGCCGTAGACCACGTGCTGGATGGACTCGGGCGATACCCTGGCCTGCGCGAGCGCGGCCCGGGCGGACTCGATGGCCAGGTCCGTGGCGCTCACGTCCTTCAACGCGCCACCGTACGTCCCAAACGGCGTCCGCTTCCCGGACAGGAAATAGATTTCTTCGCTCTTGGACAGGCTCTTCATAGATGGCTCTTCCTACTCTCCACCGGTGCGCGGTGCACGCCCCGGCTGCATCAAACCGCGCGCTCGCCGCCCAGGAAGAGGGACACCACGATGGCGAGGGCCACGAGCGTCCATAACAACCCCGGCAGGTTCTGTCGCCGGATCTCCTGGGCACCCGGCCCCTGATACCAGTCGCGCCCCGCCTGTAACCGGCCTTCCCACGTGAAGTCTTCCGCCGGACAGACCTCCCGCACCCGCAGGCGATGGGCCTGGAGGAGCAACTCGGGAGGGCACTCTGGCATGCCCACCACCCGGTACACCCCGGGAACGTCGACCGTCGGCCGTTTGGAATCGGCCGTGAGCACGAACCCCCTGGGAGCGAGCGGCGTCAGCAGGTAGAGCCGGGGCTGCCCCTGGGAAGAAACGTGGAGGGTGGCGAAGACGCGCTCCTCCGGGTGGACGAAGTCATAGGAGCGCGTGCCCCGGCGCAAGGGGGACTTCTCCAGGTGCACGCCGAGCGGCCGGAAGCCCAGGGCCCGGAGCTGCTCGCCCGGAGCCACCAGCTCGGGTGGCAGCTCCATCCGCTCCACGGTCGCGTCGGGCAACAGCCGCACCCGGTCCGGAAAGACGAAGAGGAAGGCGCGCCAGGCGTTGAGCATCAACAGCTTCACGCCCATTGCCAGCACGGCGAGCACCAGGAAGAGCTCGACGAGCGCATTCACCGCGGAACCGCCAGGAGACATGGGGCGGCCACCCTAGCACTCCACGAAGCGCCCGGTGGCACGCCCGCCAGGCGAACCTGCGGCGAGGGCCGCGCCCGGAGCATGCACATCGTCCTTCCAGGAAGCGGAGCCGGGAAGGCGCCGCGGGAAGACGGGAGGCGTGAGATGAAGCGCGCGACACTGGCGGGACTGCTCCTGGGACTGGGGCTGCTGGGCTGCTCTCCCACGAAGCCCGAGGAGCCAGCACCCCAGGAGGCCTGGCAGGACGACATCCGCTCCCTCAAGGACGCCACGGTGACGCTCTCCCCTGGGCATTGCGCGGGCGTCATCGTGGCCGACGGCCGCCATGCGCTCACCGCGGCGCACTGCATCAAGGGCGCCCCCGGGGCGCGGCAATCCGTGGTGACGCGCGAGGGAAAGGTGCTGGGGGGCGAGGTGAAGGTCGTGGACACCCAGCGCGATCTGGCCGTCCTGCGCTTCGACACCCTGGCTCCCGTACACCCGCTGCCCGTGGCCTCGTGGCTCCCCACTCCCGGCGAGGCGCTCCTCTTCGCTGGCCGCAACGACCGTGCCATCCCGCCCCAGGAAGTCGAGCTGCGGCGGCTCGGCCGCTGCCCGTCCCTGCCGGACGTCCCCCGCGCGCTCTTCACCAGCTTGAGGGGTGCGCCGGGGGACTCGGGCGCCCCCGTGGTGGACCGACACCTGCGGGTGGTGGGCCTGGTCCACGGGGGAGCGGCATGCAGCATCGCCGCGCCCACCGCCGAGCTCTCTCCCCTGGTGGACATGCTCGTCGCGGAGGTGGCCCGGCCCGACGCCCAACAAGGGGTGGGCGGCGCCGGACACTCCGGGCCCCACTGACATTCACCCGCATCCCCTTCCCTCTTCGCGGAAAACGAGCGAAACTGAACATGTTGGGCTCGCGGTGCGCGGGTCATGCAGGGGACCAGCGGCACCCATTTCCAAGAGAGGTGGCCGCCGTGAAACCGAGGCTCCTGATCGTGGACGACTCGTGGTCCATGCGGCAGACGCTGCGGTTGCTGCTCGCCCCGGACTTCGACTGCGCGCTCGCCGAGGACGGTCCGTCCGCCCTGAACCATGCGAGGAGCCAGCCGCCCGACATCATCCTGTCGGACGTGAACATGGCGGGCATGGACGGCTTCGAGTTGTGCCGACAGGTGCGCGCCGAACCTGCCCTGGAGCAGGTGCCCTTCCTCTTCCTGAGCGGGCATGAGCCTCCCCCGGGAGTCCGCGAGCAGGGCCACATCTACCTCGTCAAGCCGGTGCCCCCGGCGATCCTCGTTTCCCGGCTGCGCGAGATGCTTCCGCCGCGCCGCGCCATCCCGCCGACGGGAAGCTGAGGACCCCCCCGGAAGTTCCTGGGTATTGCCACCGAGCGGCTATGCTCCGCCGCCCTTCTTCCACCCCCAGGTGCTCCGCGTGATCAACGCCTACGTCCGCGTTCCCTCTCCGCAGAACGAGCCCATCCTCTCCTACGCTCCCGGAAGCCCCGAGCGCGCCGGGCTCGAGGCCACGCTCAAGCGCATGGCCTCCGAGCAGATTGAAATCCCCATCCTCATCGGCGGCAAGCGCATCCACTCCACCCGCACGGACACGGTGCGCATGCCCCACCGGCACTCGCACGTGCTCGCCACGCTGCACGAGGCGGATGCCACCCACGCGCAGCAGGCCATCCAGGTCGCCCTGGAGGCCAAGGACGAGTGGGCGCGCATGCCCTTCGAGGAGCGCGCGGCCATCTTCCTGCGCGCCGCGGAGCTGCTGGCCACGAAGTACCGGCCGGTGCTCAACGCCGCCACCATGCTCGGGCAGTCGAAGACGGCGCACCAGGCGGAGATCGACGCGGCGTGCGAGGCCATCGACTTCCTGCGCTACAACGTCCACTTCGCCCAGCAGCTCCTGCACGAGCAGCCGGTGAGCTCCGCACAGACGTGGAACCAGACGGACTACCGGCCGCTGGACGGGTTCGTCTTCGCGGTGGCGCCCTTCAACTTCACCGCCATCGCGCTCAACCTGAGCGTGGCGCCGGCCCTCATGGGCAACGTGGTGCTCTTCAAGCCCTCGAGCACGGCGGCGCTGAGCAACTGGTACCTCATGGAGCTGTTGCGCGAGGCGGGCCTGCCCGACGGCGTCATCAACATGCTGCCCGGAGACGGCCCCACCATCGGCAACCCCGTGCTGGCCAGCCCCCACCTGGGCGGCATCCACTTCACCGGCTCCACTCCCACCTTCCAGGGCATGTGGCGGCTCATCGGCGAGAACATCTCCCACTACAAGCAGTACCCGCGGCTCGTCGGCGAGACGGGTGGCAAGGACTTCATCTTCGCGCACGCCTCGGCGGCCGATGACCTGGACGCGCTCGCCACCGCCATCGTGCGCGGCGGCTACGAGTACCAGGGACAGAAGTGCTCGGCCGCCTCGCGCGTCTACGTGCCCGAGTCCATCTGGCCCCGGCTCAAGCCGCGGCTGCAGGAGCTCATCGCCGAGCTGCGCGTGGGCGACGTGAGCGACTTCCGCAACTTCATGGGCGCGGTCATCGACGAGAAGTCCTTCAAGCGGACCTCCTCGTACATCGAGATGGCCCGGCACGGCGGCACCGAGGCGGCCATCCTCGCGGGCGGCGAGGTGGATCGCAACGAGGGCTGGTTCGTCAAGCCCACCCTGGTGCAGCTCACCAACCCCCGCCACCGCATCATGCAGGAGGAGATCTTCGCGCCGGTGGTGGGCGTGTACGTCTACCCGGACGCGCGCTTCGAGGAGACGCTGCGCGAGTGCGACCAGAGCGCCACCTACGCGCTCACGGGCGCCGTGTTCGCGAGGGATCGCAAGGCCATCCGCCAGATGATGGACACGCTGCGCCACACCGCGGGCAACTTCTACATCAACGACAAGCCCACCGGCGCGGTGGTGGGACAGCAGCCCTTTGGCGGCTCGCGCGCCTCGGGCACCAACGACAAGGCCGGCTCCATGCTCAACCTGGTGCGCTGGACGTCTCCGCGCACCATCAAGGAGAACTTCGTGCCGCCTACCCGCGTCCCCTACCCCTACATGGGGCAGTAGGAACGCGGGAATCCCGGGGCGCGGCCTCTCCCCGAGGTCGCGTCCCGGAAGCACTCACGGCCGCAGGGTCTTCCAGGTGGCGTCGTCCACGGTGTGCATCTGGTTGATCCACTCCAGCAATGGCACGCCCTGGGCGCTGTAGCCGCCGGGATTCAGCAACATGGTGTGGCTCTGGCCCGGGACGATGAAGGCACGGGTGTGGGCGAGCGGCTCGAGCACCGAGCTGGAGAGATCCAGCAGCGCCGCCTGGAACTGGGCCGGCGGCAACCCCATGTAGCCCCGGATGACCTGGTCCTGCGTCGAGGACAAGAGCGCCATGCGATCCTCGGGGAACTTGCGCGCGAGCGCCGGGTGGATGGCCGAGAAGTCATCCTTCACCGCGGGGTCGATGTCGTTCATCACCGCGTCGTACTTCCACGCGTTGGCCCAGGCGGCCCGCAGGAGCGGGTGGATGGCGTCGCTCTTGAGCATCGGCCCCGAGTCGTCCAGCAGGAAGACCTTCGCCTTGGGGAAGTGCGAGCGCACGAGCGCGTAGTTGAGCACCGCGCCGTAGCCGCCCGCGCTCGAGCCGGTGACGACCACCTGCTCGGGCTCGGACACCGTGGAGGCGATGCGCGCGAGGAAGGCCTCGGCGTTCGGCCGGCCCTTGTGGTGGAACGTCACGGAGACGGAGCCACTCGTGTACACGTTGTCCGCGTTGCCGATGTGCAGGTCACCCGTGCAGTACGGGATGAAGAAGTGGTTCCAGTCCTTGTACGGGTTGTTGGCCAGCGCCCGGTCGAAGATGTTCCCCGCCGAGATGCGCGGGGCGAGCTGATCGAACTGGGTCTTGGTGAAGGGCCCATGCGTGGAGAGGTTCTGCTCCAGGCAGGTGCGCGCGTCCCAACAGGCCCCACCGCCATTGAAGAAGATGACCACGTTCTTGCTGTCGGTCAGGTTGACGCCCAGGCCCGTGGGTGTTCCCTCGTCACACTGGGTGTTGGGGAAATCGACCCAGCTCCACGTATGGGTCGGAGTGGTGATGGGGGGCTCCACCGGAGCCGGGTTGTCCGGCGTCTCGTCCGGCTTCTCACAGCCCACGCCCAGCACCGACACCGCCACCAGCACCGCCCACAGCTTTCTCGTCTTGCTCGAACC
Above is a window of Cystobacter fuscus DNA encoding:
- a CDS encoding rhomboid family intramembrane serine protease produces the protein MAAKLAIGLVVGSVLSLLLRPAGDLLLLSPEGVLSHLWLWQPFTYGFVERSSLGIIFGAMILYSVGGGLEMSWGSRRLLAVAWGGSVLAGLLTIAVSLFSRLPMVYTGGGVMTTLVWVTYGLSLGRAQSNFWGIPVTGNVLAGIGAGFVLLNGLIYGWVTQIPELFALVIAFVATRGFNPRHLWLRVQHWRLQRQLRGRSRHLRVISEERPNDRYLN
- a CDS encoding acetyl-CoA C-acetyltransferase; translated protein: MKSLSKSEEIYFLSGKRTPFGTYGGALKDVSATDLAIESARAALAQARVSPESIQHVVYGNVVQTSADAIYLPRHVGLKTGVPVPVPALGVNRLCGSGFQAFVTAAEMMLTEQADCVLAGGTESMSQAPHVIRGARFGIPLGMGKGSGMEDMLWSALTDTYTGNPMAMTAEQLAVDYALSQDAVDEYAVLTQKRFAAAQESGRFDQEISPVTLKGRKGDTVVSRDEHNRPETSLEGLKKLPKVFKKDGVVHAGAASGICDGAGSMVMATRSFVEKHGLTPIARLVNWGISGCDPKVMGIGPAPAIRRLLERAQCKLGDVDLFEVNEAFAPQFLAVEKELGLPRERTNVNGGAIAVGHPLGASGARITMTLAYELKRQGARYGIGSACIGGGQGIALLIEAL
- a CDS encoding S1 family peptidase, whose translation is MKRATLAGLLLGLGLLGCSPTKPEEPAPQEAWQDDIRSLKDATVTLSPGHCAGVIVADGRHALTAAHCIKGAPGARQSVVTREGKVLGGEVKVVDTQRDLAVLRFDTLAPVHPLPVASWLPTPGEALLFAGRNDRAIPPQEVELRRLGRCPSLPDVPRALFTSLRGAPGDSGAPVVDRHLRVVGLVHGGAACSIAAPTAELSPLVDMLVAEVARPDAQQGVGGAGHSGPH
- a CDS encoding response regulator, whose translation is MKPRLLIVDDSWSMRQTLRLLLAPDFDCALAEDGPSALNHARSQPPDIILSDVNMAGMDGFELCRQVRAEPALEQVPFLFLSGHEPPPGVREQGHIYLVKPVPPAILVSRLREMLPPRRAIPPTGS
- the pruA gene encoding L-glutamate gamma-semialdehyde dehydrogenase — encoded protein: MINAYVRVPSPQNEPILSYAPGSPERAGLEATLKRMASEQIEIPILIGGKRIHSTRTDTVRMPHRHSHVLATLHEADATHAQQAIQVALEAKDEWARMPFEERAAIFLRAAELLATKYRPVLNAATMLGQSKTAHQAEIDAACEAIDFLRYNVHFAQQLLHEQPVSSAQTWNQTDYRPLDGFVFAVAPFNFTAIALNLSVAPALMGNVVLFKPSSTAALSNWYLMELLREAGLPDGVINMLPGDGPTIGNPVLASPHLGGIHFTGSTPTFQGMWRLIGENISHYKQYPRLVGETGGKDFIFAHASAADDLDALATAIVRGGYEYQGQKCSAASRVYVPESIWPRLKPRLQELIAELRVGDVSDFRNFMGAVIDEKSFKRTSSYIEMARHGGTEAAILAGGEVDRNEGWFVKPTLVQLTNPRHRIMQEEIFAPVVGVYVYPDARFEETLRECDQSATYALTGAVFARDRKAIRQMMDTLRHTAGNFYINDKPTGAVVGQQPFGGSRASGTNDKAGSMLNLVRWTSPRTIKENFVPPTRVPYPYMGQ
- a CDS encoding pectinacetylesterase family protein, which gives rise to MPPSYCPAPLILEGRTMRGSSKTRKLWAVLVAVSVLGVGCEKPDETPDNPAPVEPPITTPTHTWSWVDFPNTQCDEGTPTGLGVNLTDSKNVVIFFNGGGACWDARTCLEQNLSTHGPFTKTQFDQLAPRISAGNIFDRALANNPYKDWNHFFIPYCTGDLHIGNADNVYTSGSVSVTFHHKGRPNAEAFLARIASTVSEPEQVVVTGSSAGGYGAVLNYALVRSHFPKAKVFLLDDSGPMLKSDAIHPLLRAAWANAWKYDAVMNDIDPAVKDDFSAIHPALARKFPEDRMALLSSTQDQVIRGYMGLPPAQFQAALLDLSSSVLEPLAHTRAFIVPGQSHTMLLNPGGYSAQGVPLLEWINQMHTVDDATWKTLRP